Below is a window of Cytobacillus firmus DNA.
ATAGCCATTAACCATAAAGAGCCTTTCCTAAATGGAAGGCTCTTTTGCATATTATCTGATGGCTTTGTGCTCTTCAATAACGCGAAGATACTTGAAATCATAATCCTCAGGTCCCTGAACGGGCAGTCCAGCTTCCATGTTCGTTTTTATATAACGGAGGTTTTCCCCGGTTATGATTTCCCCCGGAATAAAAATAGGTATTCCAGGCGGATAAACCATAATGAATTCAGCAATTATTCTGCCCTCAGACTCGTCGAATGGAACAAGCTCTGTATCAGCATAAAATGCGTCACGAGGTGTAAGCGATAAAACGGGAATATCAGGGAGAAGCACTTGAGTTTCAAGCTTTTCAGTATTCCCTTTGCGCTCACTGGCGAGTTCGGCAAGAGCAGTAACTAAAATATCGGCTTCCCGTTCAGAGTCACCAGGGGTAACAATGCAAAGGATATTATATAAATCAGACATCTCTACTTCAATATTATGATGTTCCCGAAGCCAATTCTCCACATCGAAACCATTCATGCCAAGCTCTTTGACTGAAATAATCAATTTGGTTGGATCGTAGTCATGCGCGGCTTTGGTTTCCAGTATTTCTTCTCCGACACAATAGAGCCGGTCAATCTCATTGATGCGGCGGCGAATGGATTGGGCCAAATCAATTGTCTTTTGAATGAGCTCCTTTCCCTCAGTAGCCAGACGTTTCCTGGCAACATCCAGGGAGGCAAGCAATAAATAGGAAGTGGAAGTTGTTGTCAGCATGCTCAAAATGGATTGAACCCTTTTGGCCGAAACAAGATTTCCTTTCATATTTAAAATTGAACTTTGCGTCATGGACCCGCCCAGTTTGTGGACAGATGTTGCGGCTAAATCAGCACCTGCCTGCATGGCGGATAAGGGCAGCTCATCATGAAAATGAATATGCACACCATGGGCTTCATCCACAAGCACGGGCACATTATAAGAATGTGCAATTTCGACGATTCTCTTCAAATCTGCCGAAACACCGAAATAAGTAGGGTTAATGACTAAAACCCCTTTTGCGTCCGGATGAAGTTCAAGGGCTTTCGATACTGATTCAGTTGTAATCCCATGAGATATGCCCAGGTTTTCATCAATTTCAGGATGTATAAAGATAGGAGTTGCGCCTGAAAAAACAATGGCAGACATGACTGATTTATGAACATTTCTCGGAACAATTATTTTATCCCCGGGACCGCAGACAGCCATAACCATGGTCATGATGGCTCCGCTTGTTCCTTGAACGGAAAAGAATGTCCTGTCCGCTCCAAAGGCCTCAGCTGCAAGGTCCTGGGCTTCTTTAATAATGCCTTTTGGCTGATGGAGATCATCAAGCGGGCCAATATTGATCAAATCAATGGCAAGTGCATTATCTCCAATATAGTCCCTGAATTCCGGATCAATCCCCGCTCCTTTTTTATGGCCGGGTATGTGAAACTGTACGGGATCTTTCTTTGCGTGCGCAAGCAAACCGCTGAATAACGGTGTTTTGTATTGAGACAACTTATTCCCACACCTCTTTAATAATAATATTTCAGAAAGCTCAAGCTGATTTAAAACATTTGCATTATAGCATTATTCAATCCCTTTGCATAGAAAGTTCTATTGTTTTTTCATTCTGTTAAAGCGTGTCTTTTCCGGACATTCGCCTCCACAATTCAGTTTCCGTTTAGTTTTAGAAGTTAACAGGAAATTAAACCACATAAATCGAAATAAAATATTATGAAGAAATGGAGGGTACATAAATGAACTGGAATACACGTGTGACAGAATTACTTAAAATTAAATATCCAATTATACAGGGGGGCCTTGCCCATCTTGCCTATTCAGATCTGGCTGCCGCTGTTTCGAATGCAGGAGGTTTAGGGCAGGTTACCGCAATGTCTCTCAGCAGTCCCGAAAAATT
It encodes the following:
- a CDS encoding aminotransferase class I/II-fold pyridoxal phosphate-dependent enzyme → MSQYKTPLFSGLLAHAKKDPVQFHIPGHKKGAGIDPEFRDYIGDNALAIDLINIGPLDDLHQPKGIIKEAQDLAAEAFGADRTFFSVQGTSGAIMTMVMAVCGPGDKIIVPRNVHKSVMSAIVFSGATPIFIHPEIDENLGISHGITTESVSKALELHPDAKGVLVINPTYFGVSADLKRIVEIAHSYNVPVLVDEAHGVHIHFHDELPLSAMQAGADLAATSVHKLGGSMTQSSILNMKGNLVSAKRVQSILSMLTTTSTSYLLLASLDVARKRLATEGKELIQKTIDLAQSIRRRINEIDRLYCVGEEILETKAAHDYDPTKLIISVKELGMNGFDVENWLREHHNIEVEMSDLYNILCIVTPGDSEREADILVTALAELASERKGNTEKLETQVLLPDIPVLSLTPRDAFYADTELVPFDESEGRIIAEFIMVYPPGIPIFIPGEIITGENLRYIKTNMEAGLPVQGPEDYDFKYLRVIEEHKAIR